The Alkalibacter rhizosphaerae genomic sequence ACTTCCTTGATGGGAACAAAATGCTTTCTTCCACACTCACATTCCAATTCTCTGTTCAACAATTCTTCGTACTTTTTCATTGATAAAGCCCTCCTTGGCAACTAGATTTGATCTTTCATTTCATCCACAGAATCAAAGATGAAATCCGCCTGGATCGGCGACGCCTGGTAATCTTCCATGGAGGTTTCTCCGGACAACACCAAAACAGAGGTGATACCCAGGTCTTCTCCCATTTTTATATCCGTGTAGAGCCGATCTCCCACCATGGCCACCGTCGTTTTGTCCAATCCGTAGATCTCCAAAATGGCATCCAACATGTGGGTTTTGGGCTTCCCGATCACAACGGGTTCCTTCTCCGTAGCTGCTTTTATAAACGCGATCATGGCACCGATGTCCGGCATGAACTTGCCCCCTTCCAATGGACAGTTGAAGTCCGGATGAGTAGCGATGTAGGGAAGTTCCCGGACGTAATCGCAAGCTGCCCAAAGTTTGTCGTAGGTCAGGGTCGTATCGAATCCAAGGACAACACATTCCACATTTTCGTTTCTTTCATTGTATACTTTAAAACCCGCTTTCCGAAAAGACTGTTCCAGGGCTGGGGTCCCAAGCAAAAACAAGTGCTTGTGATCCGTATGTTTTTTCAAGTAGTGAATGGTAGCGTCTCCGGAAGAAAAAACATCATCTAATGTGGCTTCAATACCCATGTTGGAAAGTTTTCTTACATATGCCTCCTTGTCTTTGGAGGAATTGTTCGTAAGAAACAAATAACTTTTTCCTTCTGCCTTGATTCTATGTAAAAATTCTTTTGCCCCTGGTATGAGTTCATTTCCAAGATAAATGGTTCCGTCCATGTCCAAAAGAAAGCATTCCACGTTTTTTAAATTCACTATAGTAACCTCTTTCCGTATGATTATTGGTTTCTTCATATTCATCTTACCACAGGATCTTCCGCTAAAACAGAAAACCGCAAAGAACCCAACTCAAGAGTCGGTTCTTTGCGGCCTACACATTTTACACTGGCTCGTTTATTCGATTATCCGATCAATGTTTCCTGCAATTCACGAAGTTTGTAGATCAGTGTTGTCTTGTCCAGTTCGATATCATCATAAGTAATGATCTCGCCTGTCTTCTTCGGTTTGAGCAATTTGGTATTCTTTGTGATCAGTCCCAATGGAACCGCTCTTTCTGCTTTTGCCGTTTCATACTCTTCGAATGTGCCAAACACTGTAAATCCTCCGATGCCATCCAGCATGTCTCCAGCGGCCAGGTCTTTCTTCACAACGGTGATGGTCTCTGCCACCGGTTTTCCAGGCAATGGAACGATGGTGGGCTCATTGTAGATGACTGCTCTTGCAGCAGACAAGGGAGTTTCCAGGCTGGTCAGATGATATGGTCGGAACAAGACATAATTCGGTCCCGGTCCCATGCTCAAATATTGCATTTCATGGTGGATCTGGGGAAGATCTGTCGTAACGATGACAAATACTCCAGGTGCAACTCCGTTGACGTAATCAACGATCTTTGTACTGCTCAAGATCCCTCCGTTTTCTTTCAGTTGGAAAATCCCTGGCAATTCATTGACGACAGCAGATGGTCCGTGTCCGCCTCGAACATCCGGGAGATATCCAGTGGCATTAGCCATGGCGGTCATTTCCACCATTGTTTTCGTGCCATCTTTGAATGCAGTAAGCATTTTGGGGCTAACGCCGCTGTTGATGGCTTGCTCCCGTACGGTATCCGGGTTGCATCCGGCTACGACCGGGTTGTTTTTGCCTTTTCCGATGGCGACGATGTCCATTCCCATTCCATCGGCAAAATCATACAGTTCCATAACGGCACCAGGCTCGTCTCCGGCAGATCCGGTATATATGACGCCTGCATTATCCGCCATTTTTTTCAAATAAGCGCCAATAACCACGTCCGTTTCCACATTAAGCATAACGACATGCTTTTTGTTCATGATGGCATCAATGGCGATCTTTGCGCCAACATCCGGTACGCCAGTCGCATCCACAACGACATCCGTCAAGTTTGCTGCTGCAGGGATATCTGCATTGGCGGATGCCACGTATTTGCCTTGTTCCATGGCAACATTTGCTTCCGACAACAGGTCGGTGACCACGATCTCGTCTCTGGCGATACCGGTCAGTGTGTAGGACTCAATGGCGTTATCCACATTGATGTCAACAACGATGGCCGGGATCATGCCTTTCATTTTCATGATTTGGCTGACCATGCCCTTTCCCATTTGCCCTGCTCCCACCAAACCCAGTTTGATCGGCTTTCCTGCTTCTTCCAACGCTCTCAATTTGCGATTCAAATTCAACATTTCGTTTCCTCCTTAAAAGATAATGATACTCGATCCGATCTCGATTTCCGGTACTCCGTCACCTTTCAAATGAACCGTTCCCGGCAATTGAGGTTCTTCTGCTCCGTCAAAACGCAGGGAACAATGTCCCATGGTTTTTAGTGTGTGATTTGCTTCATCTCCGACAGCAGTGACAAAATATTCCTTGCCGGCAATATCCATCAAATCTCCAACTTGTACTTCCGAAGCCAACTCCGAAATTTCATGCCATACAGAAATCTCCTTCAATTCCGCCGGGGCGTTCTCATTAAATATGATGAGCATGTTTTCCGACAAGAAATCCAACGCCATGTCTCCGAATCCGGTGACTTTTACATTGTACTTCATAGCAATCCTCCTTTGTTTTTTGACCTTTGTCAACGCTTCTATCCACTTATGCTCGACTGAGCTTGAATTACGATTTTATGATCCACTATATGTATGTATACCAAATTCAGGCATTTATTTTCGATTTTAAAATTAACAAAAATTCTATGTATCCTATCCCCTAAAATAGTGAAGAAAGAAGGTGCGGCAAGCCGCACCGTTTTCTTTCCATTTTTTAAAACAATCCAAAGCTGAACAAAAATGCGATCACTACGGAAATTGGTCCGGTGATCAATCGGGAGAACAATACGGCCGGAACTCCGATTTCAACGGTTTCAGGAGTTGCTTCTCCCAAACTCAAACCTACAGGTACAAAGTCGCAACCAACTTGCGGGTTGATGGCAAACAATGCCGGCAAAGCGTATTGAGGAGGAATGTTTCCTTTTCCAATTTCAACGCCCAAGAACACGCCGACTACCTGTGCGATTACAGCACCTGGTCCCAAGATCGGCGACAGGAACGGCAATGCGCAGACAATACAAACGATCAACAGTCCTATCAGACTTCCTGATATAGGAGCAATGGCTTGTGCAATGATATTACCGATACCAGACTCGGAAATGATACCGATCAACATGGATACGAATGCCATGAAAGGCAGAATGTTGTTGATGACCATTTGAACCGTTTGCTTTCCTGCTGAGAAGAACTTGTTTACAACGCCTCCAACAGATTTACCCAGTCGTACGATCAGACCGCTTTTCTTTTGATTGCCTGCAGCCGCGGATGCAGCGGCTTTCGGTGCATCTTCCGTTGCCTTCGCTGCTTGACTGACGGTTGCTCCTTCGTCTGCCAATGTTACGTTTTCCACTTTGACTCCGGATACGTAAATGTCTTCCTTGATGTATTGCGCCAGCGGTCCAGATTGGCCTACGGGCGTCAAGTTGACGGTGTACACGCCTTTTTTGGGATAAACACCACAACGGGCGGTGCCGCCACAGTCTACAACGGCAACAAACACTTCTTCATCCGCTACAGTGGTAGCGAAACCATCCACGACTCTGGCACCAGAAAGCTCTGCGATTCTTTGCGATACTGGGTCGATGCCTCCTCCGGTGACGGACAATACTACATTTCTTTTTTCATCAGGTTTGATGACCAACGGGCCACCCCAACCAGCTTTTCCTTTTTCAAGTCGAATTGCATTATAAGCCATATTATTCCGCCTCCCTTCTGGACATCATCATGATGGTGATTCTCTCAGTTACGATACCGCGAATGAGTATTACGATAAGTCCTACGATCAGATATCGAACCGCCAACTCGGAGATCCCCAGTCCCAATTGAGTGATCCCTTGAGAAATACCCAACCATACGAACAACTCCCCTGCATTGGCATGGGGGAACAATCCGGTGATCGGATGTACGAAAGATACAGCAGCATCATAGAATGCAGGCTTGTATTTTTCCTCCAAAAACTTCCCGAAAGTGTAAGCCATCGGGTTGGTCAGAAAGAACACAGCAAGAAACGGGAAGACGGTGTATCTTGTAAAGAAATTGCCCGTCATTTTCTTGGCAAAGCGCTCGACCTTCTCCTCCCCAACGATCATGATGATGGAATTGACGAAGGTGATCAACACGACCAAAGTCGGAATGATTCCTGTGACCAATCCCATGAAGGTAGCTCCACCGGCATTGAACAAACCGATAAAACCTTCAGCTAAACCAGCTAAAAAATCCATCTAATATCCTCCTTGTTGATATATTTAACAGAAATTTCTTTCTGTCATTAACCAGAATTTTATTCAGTAACGGAATCTGTTGATGTTTCATCTTCTAATGCTTCCAAGTCTGCCAGTTTTTTTGCTTCCAATTGTTCCATCATAGTGGTAATGGCGGTCTTGACCGCTTTTTTCAATTGCTCGCTCTTGATTTTTTTTACCCAGGGATCTGTCTCAAAAACATTTCTTCCATCAAAATCATGGATCACCTTGAATTTGTGCAAGACGGTCCTTCCCAACATGCAACGGGTTTCCAAAATGTTCCCGTCCGGATCCAGGGCCATCATGACGATACAGCCAGGTTTGAAACCACCCTTGGCCTGGCCGACCAGCATGTCGCCGATCATCCGTATTTCTTTGGCGTTCTTTTGATAGTTTTTTATCTGAAAAAAAGTCATGCCGCCTTGAACGACCATCATTCCGAAAAAGACAAATACCAGTTTTACCATATTATCCATTTGAAGAACTCTACCCTCTTTCTACCAGTGCTTTGGCTACTCCTATATCGGTTATCAAAACGTTTATTATTTTAGTTTTAACGACACCGCAGATCGCGTCCATTTTGCTCATGTGTCCGGCGACTCCTACGCGGATCGGGGTCTTTTTGATGTTTTCCAGCGTTACGCCGATGACCCGGTCATTGGACTCGAATCCCTCACCATTTCCATCTTTATCCACAAAGATGTTGCAAACGTCGGCAACGGCTCCCTTATCCTGGATCTGGGCGAGTTCTTCGTGATTCAAAAATTCTGCGATCATTTTTACTGTAGACTGCAGAGAAGAACTACCGATCCCCATCAAGGCCACATCCAGTTTCTCTGTTAAGGACAACACATTTTTGATCCCTGGATCTTCCACCAGCATGCGCTTGTTCTCAATACGTTCCACCATCGCCGGTGCATGAAGTATTTTTGCATCCGCCTTGAAAACCCGGGCAAAATTTAGAGCGATGTTGTTTGTTTGGATCTTGGGGATGTATTGTCCATTTCCCCCAACCATGGGAACAAATGTGTAGTCGTTGATCTTGTTGTTTTCGATGTATCGGGGGATCTCTGCCAAGGTAGTACCGCTAGAAACACCCACCAGCATTCCCGGTTTCAAGATTCGATTCAAATACTTGGCGGCTTCTCGTGCTATGGCCCGCTTTATTTCCCATTCATCGTCCGATTCCACATCGGCGATGATGACTTCCATGAGTCGGTATTTTTTTTCCAGTTCCTTTTCCAGCCAAAGGATCTCTTCCGGATAGGGGGTGTTGATTTTATATTCAACGATGCCAACTTCCTTTGCATAGTTGATGATGCGAGATACCGTTGCTTTTGAAATGCCCAGTCGATCTGCAATTTCGTTTTGCTTAAGATTTTCCTCGTAATGCATTTTCACACAACGGACGATCAACCGCAAATCATAACGATATTCCATTTCACCAACTCCCTGAAACAAATTTCATACTCTGATATTGATTTCATCTACATGATAACTTGTAAAAACCCTCTTGTCAATAATTTTTCACACATTTTTTTTGCACATCGCAACGCTTTTTTAATTTTTTACCCAATAACGGAAAAAAGAAGCAAAAGCTTACACTTTTGCTTCTTTAACCTTTTTATCGTTTTTCTTTTTAATGTTTTTGTTGGCAACGGCCAGCATCAATTTGATTCGATTCAATTGATTTACTTCACTGGCACCCGGGTCATAATCGATGGCTGCAATGTTTGCGTAAGGATATTCTTCCCGAATGGGCTTCATCATCCCTTTTCCCATGACATGATTGGGCAAGCAGGCAAATGGTTGCACCAAAACGATGTTTTCTATCCCGTCCTCGATCAGCTCCACCATTTCTCCAGTCAGGAACCATCCTTCTCCGCCCTGGTTCCCCAGATCGATAAGTTTTTGCGCCAAGGACGCCTTGTGGGTGATCTCGCTAGGTGCTCGGAATCGTTCGCTTTTCAACAAGGCATTTTTCATGGCCTTTCGGTACCATTCTATGAGACCGATGAAGCGATTGCTGTTGGTCTTGGATTTTTTGCTGGATCCGATGCTGGCGTTGTGTTTGTACACGCTATTGTAAGCACAATAGAGGAAAAAGTCCAAAATATCCGGAACAACGACTTCTGCTCCTTCTTCCTCCAATACTTTGATGATGTTGTTGTTGGCAGTGGGATGATATTTGACCAGGATCTCCCCAACGATCCCCACTCTCGGCTTCTGTTTTTCGATCAAGGGAATCTGGTCGAACTCTCGAACGATCTTTTGGATCGTTTTTTTAAATTCCACCAAATTTCCCTTTCGGATGTTTTGCTTTGCAACAGCCGCCCATTTCCGGTGCAACCGGTCCACCGACCCTGGAACCTGCTCGTAGGGCCGGCATCGATAAACCACCCGTTGGAACAAATCACCATAGATCATGGCCATAATGGCTCGATTGACCAAAGGCAGTGTCAGCTTAAACCCGGGATTGGACTCCAAACCGGTAAGGTTGGCACTGATGACTGGGATATGACCCATGCCTGCGTCCTGCAGGGCTTTTCTCAAGATCCCTACATAATTGGACGCACGGCAGGGACCTCCCGTCTGGCTCATGACCAAAGATACGTTGTTCAAATCGTATTTCCCGGATTTCAGCGCATTCATCATTTGTCCCACAACCAAAATTGTGGGATAACAGGCGTCGTTGTTGACGGATTTCAGTCCTTCGTCGATGGCACGATTATCCACCTCAGGCAAAACCTCCACTCGATATCCCGACTTGCCCATGGCATCTTCGATAAACTCGAAGTGTATAGGAGACATTTGCGGGATCAGGATCACATGGTCTTTTCGCATTTGTTTCGTGAATTCCGGATATTGGATCACTCTCGGTTGTTCCTTCAACACGTAGTTATTGTTGAATCGATCGTCCATGGCAGCTTTCAGGGACCGCAAACGGATCCGAATGGCTCCCAGGTTGTTTCCTTCGTCGATCTTCACCAACGTATAGATGCGGCCTTTTTCTTTGAGCAGCTCTTGTGCCTGATCGCTGGTCACTGCATCGATGCCGCACCCGAAAGATGTCAGCTGGACAAATTCCAAATTTTCGTTACGGGAGGCAAATTCTGCTGCTGCATACAAACGGGTATGGTATTTCCATTGGTCCAGGACCCGAAGAGAGTCTTTTATAACGCCCAAGTGAGAAACGGAATCCTCCGTCAGTACGGCCATGCCCAGGTCCTTGATGAGATCGGGGATCCCATGATGGATCTCCGGATCGACATGGTAGGGTCTGCCGGCCAGGACGATACCCTTCAGTTGATGTTCTTTGATAAATTCCAGCGTTTCTTCGCCTTTTTTCTGTATGTCTTTTCTGAAATTCTCCCTTTCTTCCCAGGCCTGTTTACATGCCTTGGTCACCAACTCTTCCGTAAAACCTCTTCCCACAAATTCCCGGATCAATTTCTTGTTCGCTTGTTCTTTATTCTCCAGTGTGACGAAAAAATTCACATATTCGCTCTTGGACGTTTTGATGGCGTCCATGTTGTGTTTGATGGTCTCCGGATAGGAGGTGACGATGGGACAGCTGTAGGAGTTGTCTGCGCCTTCAAACTCCTTTTCTTCATAAGGGATGCAGGGGTAAAACACCATGTCCAAATCATCTTTTAACAAGCTGGCAATATGTCCGTGGACCAGCTTCGCCGGATAACAGACAGACTCAGATGGGATGGTATCCATACCCATCTCAAAAATTTCCTTGGAACTGTGAGGAGAAGCTTTAACATTGTACCCCAAGCTGCGGAAAAATGTGACCCAAAACGGGAAGTTTTCATACATGTTCAAGGCCCTTGGGATCCCCACGGTGCCTACGGCGTTTTCCAATGGAGGCAGCTTGTCGTAGGAGGAAAGCTTGTTGATTTTATACTCGTACATGTCCGGCAATGTGATTTTTTTGCTTTCTCCGATGATCCCCAAACCTTTTTCGCATCGATTTCCAGATATGAACCGATGCCCGTCTTGAAACTTGTTGATGGTCAACAGGCAATTGTTGGTGCAGCGTTTGCATCGACCAAAGCTGATATCCACCGTGAAATCTTTCAACTCTTCTGCAGAGAGCATGGTGCTGACCCCAGTGCCTTCATAGCGCTCCATGGCTATGAGGGCTGCACCGAAAGCTCCCATGATCCCAGATATGTCCGGTCGAATGACAGTCCTTTCCGATACCAGTTCCATGGCTCGCAACACGGCGTCACTATAGAACGTTCCACCCTGAACAACGATTTTATCGCCAAGTTCATCCACGTTTCGAATTTTAATGACCTTCTGCAATGCATTCTTGATGACGGAATAGGACAGACCAGCGGATATTTCCCCAACCGTAGCCCCTTCCTTTTGGGCTTGTTTGACCCTGGAATTCATGAAGACCGTACAACGGGTCCCCAAATCTACGGGTTGGGCTGCCGTCAGAGCTGCTTCCGCAAATTCCTCTACATTCATACCCAACGATTTGGCAAAAGTTTCTAAAAAGGAACCGCATCCGGAAGAACATGCTTCATTCAATACTATGTTGTCGATGACACCATCCACGATCTTCATGCACTTCATGTCCTGGCCACCAATGTCCAGAATAAAGTCCACTTCAGGCTGGAAGTATTTGGCCCCCTTGTAATGGGCCATCGTTTCAATTTCTCCAACATCCAACTTGAGAGCCGACTTGATCAACGCTTCACCGTATCCCGTCACTGCGCTATGTACGATCTGCACGTCCACTGGAAGTAGATCGTATACTTCCGCAAGGATGGTCCTTGCCTGATTCAAGGGGCTTCCCTGGTTTCCGCTGTAATAAGTATACAAGATCTGTCCATCTTCACCGATCAGTGCCGCTTTTGATGTGGTGGATCCGGCGTCGATTCCCAAAAAAGCTTTGCCCTGATAGGAGGACAACTCCTGCCTTTTCACTTGTTCCTTTCGATGTCTTGCCCGGAATTCTTCCAGTTCCAAGTCATCGGCAAACAACGGAGGCATTCGATGAACTTCTTTTAGTTGCAGATCTCCCATTTGACGGGTCTTTTCCAACAACCCCTCAAAAGATACGATCTCCGTATTCTCTTCAGAATCATAAGCAGCACCCAATGCTACAAACAGTTGAGAGTTGTCCGGAAATCGAATTTGATCCTCCGACAAGTCCAGTGTTTCAATAAACCGTTGTCGTAGTTCCGACAAAAAATACAATGGTCCTCCAAGAAAAGCAATGTTCCCCTTGATGGGTTTCCCGCAGGCCAAACCGCTGATGGTCTGATTCACCACCGCTTGAAATACCGATGCAGCAATGTCTTCTTTTTTTGCCCCTTCATTGAGCAATGGTTGCACATCGGTTTTCGCAAAGACGCCGCATCGGGATGCGATGGGATAGAGTACTCCATAATCCTTGGCCAGCGTATTCAAACCTGCCGCGTCGCATTCCAGCAAGGACGCCATCTGGTCGATAAACGCTCCGGTTCCGCCGGCACATGTGCCGTTCATCCGCTGTTCGATGGACGTCCCGAAGAAAGTGATCTTGGCATCTTCTCCACCCAGTTCGATGACCACATCCGTGTCCGGTATGGTGGTTTCCACCGCCAAGGTGGACGCAATGACTTCCTGGACAAATTTGACCCCCAACCACTTGGACACGGACAATCCTCCAGATCCAGTGATGGATGCTTTAATGGAAATGTCCCCCACTTGATCATGGGCTTCCTCTATGATGTCTTTGATCGTTGATTTTATATTGGATAAATGGCGCTTGTACGTACTATAGATGATTTTTCCCTTATCCAGTATCACCAGCTTGACGGTGGTTGAACCAACATCCAAGCCCATGTTGAAATATGAGTTTTTTGACATGCCCTATTGATCCTCCTGTATATTGTTTCCGTTAGACTTTGCTTATTTACTTGCAATTAAATTATATCTTATTCCACATTTTATGGATTGTCAATATCATCGATCTTTTCCATGGCCATGTAGATCGGTTTAAGCCGATGATATAATCTTTTGTAAGCACCCTCGTACAGGTCCAGATAGATGGATTTTTTCCGTTCGTCCGGAACGTATCCCTCTACGATTCGAATCATTTCTTTGGAAGCCGTTTCAAAATCAGGATAAACCCCCAAGCCTACGAACGCACAAATGGCAGCTCCCAGGCCGGAGGTCTCAGAAGTTTGGACTTTGTAAATGGATCTGCCAAAAATGTCCGCCATCATCTGACAAATGATATCGCTCTGGGCACCTCCTCCAGATATGGAAATCTTTTCGACTTCCACCTTGGATTTTGCTTCGATCTTCAACAACCCTTCTTTTAATGCATAACCGATCCCTTCAAGGATCGCCCTGTAAATATGATATTTGGTGTGCTCCTCGCTAAATCCAATAATGGCCCCTCTCGATTCCGGTCGGGTCAGCTCATTGCCCCAAAACGGTTGAAGCATGAGTCCCTTGGACCCCGGTTCGATGGAGTCGATGCGTTGATTCAATAATTCTTCTGCTGGAATGCCCATCTTTTCGGATGCCAGTTTTTCTTCAAATGCAAATTCGTCCCGAAACCAGGATACCATCCAAAAACCTCGATACACGGTGATCTCCGGATTATAGATCCCTGGAATCGCCGATGGAAAGGGCGGAATAAAGGGTTGAACTTCGTAATAACGGCTGCTGGCGGTTTCTATGGTTGCCTGAGAACCAAGGGACAAGCTTGCCGTTTTTTCATCGACACATCCCGTCCCCAGGGTTTCGCATGCTTTGTCGGACCCGGATGCCAACACGGGCAATCCTATTGCTAGACCGCTGTCTTTTGCGAAGCTTTCGCTCACATTCCCCAATATAGTTCCCGCTGGATGTATGGGATAGAGCATTTTTTTGGGGATCTGAAAAATCTGTCCCTTAAGGCCAAAAGGTCCCTCCCATTCCTGCTTTTTAAAATTGAAGGGCATGTGTCCGGTTTGGGCGGAAATGGAGTCCACCAGCTTCCCCGTGATCTTATAGTGCAGATAAGTGGACAACAATACGTACTTGTGCACTTTTTTCCAGACGTTCTTTTCATTTTCCATCAGCCAGTGGGCCGGCGTGGTCTTGCTGAAATCTTCAATGGTTTTTTTCATACCGATGATCCGGGTCCCTGCTTCGTAGATGGGATGAATGGGTCTTGCTTTCTTGATTTTTCTTTTATCCAACCAAAGGATGGCCGGGCGCAATACGTTGAGATCCTTGTCTAAAACAATGGTGGTGTCCCGCTGTGTGGTGATGGTCAAACCTGCAATGCTTTCCATGATTTTTTCGTTTTTTTCACGAAGGGTACGGAGGATCTGCACCAACTCTTCATAATATAGGGCAGGATCTCTTTCCGCCCACTCCGGCTGGTCAGAAACGTAAGGCGGATCGTAGACCAGCTTTTCCTGGGCCACAATGATCCCTTTTTTGTCAAAGACCAACCCGCGAATGCTTTGGGTCCCACAGTCCACTGCAAGGACAAAAGGTCCATTCGTATTCATTCCATCCCACTCCGATCTATTTTTCTACAAATATTATACCTCATGATTCTTGATTTCAGCTGTACTTTTGCGCCGTAAGATCATTGACAATGATTTCGTCTCCGTTATAATGGATGTAGACAAAACAACTGGAGGTTTTTTCATGACATTGGAAAATCTATATCGCTCATCCATACTGCCGTTTCGTCAGCACCTGCTGGTGTCAAAAGGTGTATTCCGCTCGTCTTTGCGGATATTGCTGTATTTGGCTGCTCTGCCTTTGATCAGCTACAGTTTCATGTATATCTACATCGGAGACGGCACGGTTGAATCCATCATGGCCATGCCCCAATCCATCGCTTTCGTCATCTTTTTTTTGAATATACTGATCTTCATGGTGCTCATACCCTTCATCATGACCATCACCCAGCGCTTTGTTTACAACAAACCATTCAGCTTCTCGGAAATGCTTCGAGATGTAGGGAAACGACTGCTACCCCTCACCCTTGGCTTTTTATTGCTGGGTGCCGGGCTGGCATTGCTTTTCACCGCAGTATTGGCGGTCATTCCCCTGTTTACCAGCCAAACGGGATTTACCCTGTTTTCCTTGTTGTATTTTGCTGTGGTCGTCTATGTTTACCTGAACATCCTCTTTTGGAGTCATTTTGTCGTTTTGGCTGAAATGAACACCCTTTCTTCCTTTCGAGAAAGCAGAAAAGTATTCAAAAGGCATGGCAGACAAATGATCACCTATACCCTGTCCCTGGCATTTCTCAGCCTGATTTTTTTAAATGGGATCGCTTGGATCTTGTCTGCGCTAATAAGAAACGCCATGGCAGCAAATGTCACCTTGGCGTTCGTTCAAAGCATTGTTTTGATTTTTTCGCAGATCATGCTGACGAGCTTCTTTATGAATTTTTCCTTGTTTGGCTCCGATGCCCCCGATGCTACTTCATCCCAATCTTGAAAGTATCCATGGCGATGATCTCTTCTTCGTCCACTTTTGTTATCAACACTTTCGTTCTGGACCGTTGTGTGGAGACAACACCAGAACCTTTTATTTTTTTGTTTTTTTCATGATCCAGTTCTATCCCTAAAAATTCCATGCCGTCGCAAACTTTTTCTCGAGCATACCAGGCATGCTCCCCTACACCTCCGCCAAATGCCACCAGGTCTATTCCACCCATGACTGCAGCATAAGCACCTATGTATTTTTTGATGCGATGACTCAAGGCATCGATGGCTACCTGTCCGCGTTCGTTTCCCTTTTCGGCTGCATCATGTATCTCTCGCAGATCGCTGCTGATTCCGGACATGCCCAGCCATCCGCTTTGTCGATTCATCAGATCGTCGATTTGATCCGGTCCCCATCCTT encodes the following:
- a CDS encoding 2-hydroxyacyl-CoA dehydratase — encoded protein: MSKNSYFNMGLDVGSTTVKLVILDKGKIIYSTYKRHLSNIKSTIKDIIEEAHDQVGDISIKASITGSGGLSVSKWLGVKFVQEVIASTLAVETTIPDTDVVIELGGEDAKITFFGTSIEQRMNGTCAGGTGAFIDQMASLLECDAAGLNTLAKDYGVLYPIASRCGVFAKTDVQPLLNEGAKKEDIAASVFQAVVNQTISGLACGKPIKGNIAFLGGPLYFLSELRQRFIETLDLSEDQIRFPDNSQLFVALGAAYDSEENTEIVSFEGLLEKTRQMGDLQLKEVHRMPPLFADDLELEEFRARHRKEQVKRQELSSYQGKAFLGIDAGSTTSKAALIGEDGQILYTYYSGNQGSPLNQARTILAEVYDLLPVDVQIVHSAVTGYGEALIKSALKLDVGEIETMAHYKGAKYFQPEVDFILDIGGQDMKCMKIVDGVIDNIVLNEACSSGCGSFLETFAKSLGMNVEEFAEAALTAAQPVDLGTRCTVFMNSRVKQAQKEGATVGEISAGLSYSVIKNALQKVIKIRNVDELGDKIVVQGGTFYSDAVLRAMELVSERTVIRPDISGIMGAFGAALIAMERYEGTGVSTMLSAEELKDFTVDISFGRCKRCTNNCLLTINKFQDGHRFISGNRCEKGLGIIGESKKITLPDMYEYKINKLSSYDKLPPLENAVGTVGIPRALNMYENFPFWVTFFRSLGYNVKASPHSSKEIFEMGMDTIPSESVCYPAKLVHGHIASLLKDDLDMVFYPCIPYEEKEFEGADNSYSCPIVTSYPETIKHNMDAIKTSKSEYVNFFVTLENKEQANKKLIREFVGRGFTEELVTKACKQAWEERENFRKDIQKKGEETLEFIKEHQLKGIVLAGRPYHVDPEIHHGIPDLIKDLGMAVLTEDSVSHLGVIKDSLRVLDQWKYHTRLYAAAEFASRNENLEFVQLTSFGCGIDAVTSDQAQELLKEKGRIYTLVKIDEGNNLGAIRIRLRSLKAAMDDRFNNNYVLKEQPRVIQYPEFTKQMRKDHVILIPQMSPIHFEFIEDAMGKSGYRVEVLPEVDNRAIDEGLKSVNNDACYPTILVVGQMMNALKSGKYDLNNVSLVMSQTGGPCRASNYVGILRKALQDAGMGHIPVISANLTGLESNPGFKLTLPLVNRAIMAMIYGDLFQRVVYRCRPYEQVPGSVDRLHRKWAAVAKQNIRKGNLVEFKKTIQKIVREFDQIPLIEKQKPRVGIVGEILVKYHPTANNNIIKVLEEEGAEVVVPDILDFFLYCAYNSVYKHNASIGSSKKSKTNSNRFIGLIEWYRKAMKNALLKSERFRAPSEITHKASLAQKLIDLGNQGGEGWFLTGEMVELIEDGIENIVLVQPFACLPNHVMGKGMMKPIREEYPYANIAAIDYDPGASEVNQLNRIKLMLAVANKNIKKKNDKKVKEAKV
- a CDS encoding FGGY-family carbohydrate kinase, giving the protein MNTNGPFVLAVDCGTQSIRGLVFDKKGIIVAQEKLVYDPPYVSDQPEWAERDPALYYEELVQILRTLREKNEKIMESIAGLTITTQRDTTIVLDKDLNVLRPAILWLDKRKIKKARPIHPIYEAGTRIIGMKKTIEDFSKTTPAHWLMENEKNVWKKVHKYVLLSTYLHYKITGKLVDSISAQTGHMPFNFKKQEWEGPFGLKGQIFQIPKKMLYPIHPAGTILGNVSESFAKDSGLAIGLPVLASGSDKACETLGTGCVDEKTASLSLGSQATIETASSRYYEVQPFIPPFPSAIPGIYNPEITVYRGFWMVSWFRDEFAFEEKLASEKMGIPAEELLNQRIDSIEPGSKGLMLQPFWGNELTRPESRGAIIGFSEEHTKYHIYRAILEGIGYALKEGLLKIEAKSKVEVEKISISGGGAQSDIICQMMADIFGRSIYKVQTSETSGLGAAICAFVGLGVYPDFETASKEMIRIVEGYVPDERKKSIYLDLYEGAYKRLYHRLKPIYMAMEKIDDIDNP